A part of Paenibacillus donghaensis genomic DNA contains:
- a CDS encoding methyl-accepting chemotaxis protein, whose amino-acid sequence MSRLGNLTITKKLYGGFGLILILLLVVAFTSYSYLSKVNDTYTQLLTNKAQSVQLIKDLRIAVEMERASISSFLIDGDEANVAAFEEAQENFRTALGQLKLLVPDRDDKQILAGLDLLQEHYSSTAMQIIDSKKRNNSDYLETLKTQGPLLNKFSSTAERFVKLQEEELSMEAEATLGEVSDIKKLVLALTASALILGVLASIIISRAISNPIQKLQKMAVQIAGGDLRNTLVEIKNKDEIGQLAEAFNNMGKHLRELIREVGTNAEQVAASSEELTASAEQTGQATEHVASITEKLAEGAQTQVNSIEASVALVQKMDGEAAQIADRSIHVKESVDVASELASKGIQAVESAIHQMSAVSKNVSEVSIVVSALAESSREIGDIIAIITDIANQTNLLSLNAAIEAARAGEHGRGFAVVASEVRKLAEKTAESGKRVSEVIHSIQSETSRTLAMVSQGEKEVEVGIYAVQTAGQSFAEIEGSIQEINEQIRGVSDASQEMSHETHELVVAFEQINRITLASSEGTYDVSASAQEQLASVEEIAAASRMLSELAQELQESISKFSV is encoded by the coding sequence ATGAGCAGACTCGGCAACCTGACAATTACAAAAAAATTATATGGCGGGTTCGGATTGATCTTGATCCTCCTGCTTGTAGTAGCCTTCACCAGCTACTCTTACCTTTCCAAGGTCAATGATACTTACACTCAACTGCTGACGAATAAAGCCCAGTCGGTCCAACTGATTAAAGATTTGCGAATTGCAGTGGAGATGGAAAGAGCAAGTATCAGCAGTTTTTTGATTGATGGAGATGAAGCGAATGTGGCTGCCTTTGAGGAAGCGCAGGAGAATTTCCGTACCGCTCTCGGGCAGCTGAAATTACTAGTACCCGATCGTGATGATAAACAAATCCTTGCCGGCCTAGATCTCCTTCAGGAACATTACAGCAGTACGGCTATGCAAATCATCGACAGCAAGAAGCGGAATAACAGTGATTATCTGGAGACCCTCAAAACTCAGGGTCCTCTCCTAAACAAATTTAGCAGTACCGCGGAACGTTTTGTAAAGCTTCAGGAGGAGGAACTGAGTATGGAAGCCGAGGCGACTCTCGGGGAGGTCTCTGACATTAAGAAGCTGGTCCTTGCTTTGACAGCTTCCGCTCTGATCTTGGGAGTTCTGGCTTCGATTATTATCAGCAGAGCAATTTCGAATCCAATCCAGAAGCTCCAGAAGATGGCCGTTCAAATTGCCGGAGGGGATTTACGAAATACCTTGGTGGAGATTAAGAATAAGGATGAGATTGGTCAATTGGCAGAAGCCTTCAACAACATGGGCAAGCATTTGCGGGAGCTGATCCGGGAGGTGGGCACAAATGCGGAGCAGGTTGCCGCCTCATCGGAAGAGCTGACAGCCAGCGCGGAACAAACGGGACAAGCTACGGAGCATGTTGCGTCGATTACAGAAAAATTAGCCGAAGGAGCGCAGACGCAGGTGAACAGCATCGAAGCCAGCGTTGCGCTTGTTCAGAAGATGGATGGAGAGGCTGCGCAAATTGCTGATCGTTCCATTCATGTCAAGGAATCTGTGGATGTAGCATCCGAGCTAGCCTCCAAAGGGATTCAGGCGGTTGAATCAGCAATTCACCAAATGTCCGCTGTATCAAAAAATGTAAGCGAGGTTTCAATCGTGGTCAGTGCCTTGGCCGAAAGCTCCAGAGAAATCGGAGACATTATTGCGATTATTACGGATATAGCGAACCAGACGAACCTTCTATCTCTGAACGCGGCGATTGAAGCGGCGAGAGCAGGCGAGCATGGGCGGGGCTTTGCGGTAGTTGCCAGTGAGGTACGCAAGCTAGCGGAGAAGACTGCTGAATCCGGGAAACGCGTATCTGAGGTCATTCACTCGATTCAATCGGAGACAAGCCGGACCCTTGCAATGGTCAGCCAAGGGGAGAAGGAAGTGGAGGTCGGCATTTATGCCGTCCAAACTGCCGGTCAATCCTTTGCTGAAATAGAAGGTTCTATCCAAGAAATCAATGAACAGATAAGAGGCGTCTCCGATGCTTCCCAAGAAATGTCGCACGAAACCCATGAACTGGTAGTAGCCTTTGAACAGATTAATAGAATCACCTTGGCCTCCTCTGAGGGAACCTATGACGTATCCGCTTCGGCACAAGAGCAATTGGCCAGTGTGGAGGAAATAGCAGCAGCTTCAAGAATGCTGTCCGAGCTGGCTCAAGAGCTTCAGGAAAGTATTTCGAAGTTTTCAGTCTAA
- a CDS encoding winged helix-turn-helix transcriptional regulator, with the protein MELNKQEGILEDVNVAPFSYAISLIDGKWKMHILFWIWKKEILRYGELKRALGNVTHKMLSSHLKELEADNLLIRTEYPQVPPKVEYALSPKGFTLMPVLEMLCTWGKENSVDLDE; encoded by the coding sequence GTGGAATTGAACAAGCAGGAAGGGATTCTGGAAGATGTGAATGTTGCACCATTTTCTTATGCAATCTCTTTAATTGATGGCAAATGGAAGATGCATATTTTGTTCTGGATATGGAAAAAAGAAATTCTTCGCTACGGCGAGCTGAAGCGGGCGTTGGGAAACGTCACTCATAAGATGCTGAGTTCCCATTTGAAAGAACTAGAAGCGGATAACCTGCTTATTCGCACGGAATATCCGCAAGTTCCGCCGAAGGTTGAATATGCATTGTCGCCTAAAGGCTTCACGTTGATGCCTGTGCTGGAAATGTTGTGTACATGGGGAAAGGAGAATAGTGTGGACCTTGATGAGTGA
- a CDS encoding transposase, with protein sequence MWLDRWLEQGKGLRHPAIAVCMKTIGNWRQEIINYHRCRWTNAAVEGRNNRMKAFQRRHYFTRNRAK encoded by the coding sequence ATCTGGTTAGACCGTTGGCTCGAGCAAGGGAAAGGCTTGCGGCATCCGGCTATAGCCGTTTGCATGAAAACCATTGGGAACTGGAGGCAAGAGATCATTAATTACCATCGTTGCCGATGGACCAACGCTGCGGTTGAAGGAAGGAATAACCGAATGAAAGCCTTTCAGCGCAGACACTATTTTACCCGTAACCGAGCAAAATAA
- a CDS encoding transposase — MKFKIYIQACPVCCSDEFVIRKGSNCTRRIGNCSASDRKVYLLAPAIRLFCNACRCGFVWQCAFVASGNRYSTTFEMQAIRTATAATVRQSADIHRLPATTLQTKQQKWLAAESDRLQEQAWEDATCSANLVLGVDDFAIRKGHTYNTGIHNLRGQTLLDIIPGRKWRNFERMPVNIRHFCPYVRKPWSWIWLRTTMLGSRNVFRKRFELQIGFLPPEKQLELKELLDYSPLLRQVYDWNRKALAIGTTVHRMQEQQVSG; from the coding sequence TTGAAATTCAAAATCTATATTCAAGCCTGTCCCGTTTGCTGCTCCGATGAATTCGTCATTCGTAAAGGCAGCAACTGCACACGTAGAATTGGTAATTGTAGTGCTAGCGACAGAAAGGTATATCTGCTTGCTCCTGCGATCCGGCTGTTCTGCAACGCCTGCCGCTGTGGTTTTGTTTGGCAATGTGCTTTTGTTGCTTCAGGTAACCGGTACAGCACGACCTTCGAGATGCAAGCGATTCGTACGGCAACTGCTGCTACCGTGCGGCAAAGTGCCGACATCCACCGACTTCCAGCCACAACCCTTCAAACCAAGCAGCAAAAATGGCTGGCAGCAGAAAGTGACCGCCTACAGGAGCAAGCCTGGGAGGATGCGACCTGCAGTGCGAATCTCGTTCTGGGAGTTGATGATTTCGCGATTCGGAAAGGTCACACGTACAATACAGGAATCCATAACTTAAGGGGCCAAACGCTGCTCGATATTATACCAGGTCGTAAGTGGAGGAACTTCGAGCGTATGCCAGTCAACATCCGGCATTTTTGTCCTTACGTCCGAAAGCCGTGGTCATGGATTTGGCTCCGTACTACCATGCTTGGATCGCGGAATGTTTTCCGGAAGCGATTCGAATTGCAGATCGGTTTCCTTCCACCTGAAAAACAGCTGGAACTAAAAGAGTTACTGGACTACTCTCCATTGCTCAGACAGGTCTACGACTGGAATAGGAAAGCTTTGGCCATTGGTACGACTGTTCACCGGATGCAAGAACAGCAAGTATCTGGTTAG
- a CDS encoding helix-turn-helix domain-containing protein — MEYISAPEAAKKWGISERRAQKLCEENRIPGVSKLGYMWLIPKDAEKPIDGRIKRGKELQHE, encoded by the coding sequence ATGGAATATATTTCAGCTCCCGAAGCCGCAAAAAAATGGGGCATTTCAGAACGGCGCGCACAAAAACTTTGCGAAGAAAACCGCATACCGGGAGTTTCAAAACTCGGTTATATGTGGCTGATACCAAAGGACGCGGAAAAACCGATTGACGGCAGAATAAAGAGAGGAAAGGAGCTGCAACATGAATAA
- a CDS encoding response regulator transcription factor produces MNNVLIIDDDKELCALMKKCVEQENLSAIIAHGGVEGLRLADENKNNCSLSLVILDVMMPDIDGFQVLKKIRETSNIPVLMLTAKSDEEDKVSGLRLGADDYLTKPFSINELMARVNSLIRRYTTLNPTTEIDTEYMVLKGMVIDKANRMVSVNDISVELTGKEFDLLLFLSSNKGRVFTKKQIYTQVWEEEYAFDDSNIMSFISKLRKKIEPDPDHPFYILTVRGVGYRFNKEA; encoded by the coding sequence ATGAATAATGTTTTGATTATAGACGATGACAAAGAGCTTTGCGCTCTTATGAAAAAATGCGTAGAGCAAGAGAATTTATCTGCTATTATTGCACATGGCGGTGTGGAGGGGCTGCGTCTGGCCGACGAAAATAAAAATAACTGCTCTCTTTCTCTTGTGATTTTGGACGTAATGATGCCGGATATAGACGGTTTTCAAGTTCTGAAAAAAATCAGGGAAACAAGTAATATTCCGGTGCTTATGCTCACCGCTAAAAGCGATGAGGAAGATAAAGTTTCCGGGCTGCGGCTTGGTGCTGATGATTATTTGACAAAACCGTTCAGTATTAACGAGCTGATGGCTCGTGTCAATTCTCTTATCCGCCGCTATACCACCTTAAACCCTACGACGGAAATAGATACGGAGTACATGGTGCTGAAAGGAATGGTCATTGATAAAGCAAACCGTATGGTTTCTGTCAATGATATTTCAGTTGAGCTTACAGGCAAAGAGTTTGATTTGCTTTTGTTTCTATCTTCTAATAAAGGCCGGGTATTTACCAAAAAACAGATTTATACGCAAGTGTGGGAAGAAGAATATGCCTTTGACGATAGTAACATTATGTCTTTCATCAGTAAATTGCGCAAAAAGATTGAACCAGACCCCGACCATCCATTTTATATTTTAACAGTCCGAGGTGTAGGCTATCGTTTTAATAAGGAGGCTTGA
- a CDS encoding sensor histidine kinase produces the protein MSVYLLFALVLALLIIAYLISVLRRVQTQLALMKDALEDIKNGNLNRRVLAMESDMTRKICYGINEIAINSQSRLIQQKQSEQAYKRLMASLSHDVKTPLASLVGYLEAIESKLVVGEEKDEYIHVASDKAQNLKHFVENLFEWVKLDSGEQIFRFEIFDLNELSRNIIADWIPILENSHFEYEFDIPETEYSMRIDATAYTRILNNLLQNIITHSGGDNMALRIFENEHQAKIVITDNGKGISSDNLPHIFERMYQCDHSRFAKGNGLGLAIAKELVSVHKGTITVDSTPGTETIFTILLPKAL, from the coding sequence ATGAGTGTTTATCTGCTTTTTGCGTTGGTTCTTGCCCTGCTTATTATAGCGTACCTTATTTCTGTCTTACGGCGTGTCCAAACACAGCTTGCACTTATGAAAGACGCTTTAGAAGATATAAAAAATGGAAACCTTAATCGACGTGTTTTAGCAATGGAGAGCGATATGACAAGGAAAATTTGTTATGGTATTAACGAAATTGCAATCAACAGCCAATCACGGCTTATTCAGCAAAAGCAATCAGAACAGGCATACAAACGGTTAATGGCAAGTCTTTCCCATGATGTGAAAACTCCACTTGCTTCTTTGGTTGGTTATTTGGAAGCAATCGAAAGTAAACTTGTTGTAGGAGAAGAAAAGGACGAATATATCCATGTTGCGTCTGATAAAGCCCAGAACTTAAAACATTTTGTAGAAAATCTGTTTGAATGGGTTAAATTAGATTCCGGGGAACAAATTTTTCGTTTTGAGATTTTTGATTTGAATGAGTTATCCCGTAATATAATAGCTGATTGGATTCCTATTTTAGAAAACAGCCATTTTGAATATGAATTTGACATACCTGAAACAGAGTATTCCATGCGCATAGACGCAACTGCGTATACCCGTATTCTCAATAATCTATTACAAAATATTATTACCCACAGTGGGGGGGATAATATGGCGCTGCGTATTTTTGAGAATGAACATCAGGCCAAAATTGTAATAACAGACAACGGGAAAGGTATATCTTCTGATAACCTCCCACATATTTTTGAAAGAATGTACCAATGTGACCACTCACGGTTTGCAAAAGGAAATGGTTTAGGTTTGGCTATTGCTAAGGAACTTGTCAGCGTTCATAAAGGAACTATCACTGTCGATAGCACTCCCGGTACGGAAACCATATTTACAATATTACTTCCTAAAGCCCTGTAA
- a CDS encoding ABC transporter ATP-binding protein, whose protein sequence is MNDFVIETKQLTKIYGEQTAVSSVNLHVKKGRIYGLLGRNGAGKTTIMKMILGLTSITSGEVDVFGKNIKGREKRVYPRIGAIIETPGFYPNLTGTENLEIFAKLRGTAAPHAVENALKVVGLPYKDKKLFSKYSLGMKQRLGIANAILHDPELLILDEPTNGLDPIGIAEVRNFIKNLSVERGKTILISSHILSEISLLADDIGIIDHGVLLEESSMSEMEKKNRKYILLQVSDIPKASLILERQFHLKDYSVQDDHTLRLYDTALDMGEINKALVTQNITVISSGLCNDTLEDYFKKITGGEGIA, encoded by the coding sequence ATGAATGATTTTGTGATTGAAACGAAACAACTGACAAAAATTTACGGAGAGCAGACAGCCGTTAGCTCGGTCAATCTCCATGTAAAAAAAGGCCGGATTTACGGTCTGTTAGGACGCAACGGAGCCGGAAAAACCACTATTATGAAAATGATTTTAGGGTTGACCTCAATCACTTCCGGCGAGGTAGATGTGTTCGGAAAGAATATCAAAGGCCGGGAAAAACGAGTATATCCCCGTATCGGTGCTATTATCGAAACACCGGGATTTTATCCAAATTTGACAGGAACGGAAAACTTGGAGATTTTTGCGAAGCTGCGTGGTACAGCCGCGCCACACGCAGTTGAAAACGCATTGAAAGTAGTAGGATTACCTTATAAAGACAAAAAGCTGTTTAGTAAATATTCTCTTGGAATGAAGCAGCGTCTTGGTATTGCGAACGCTATTTTGCATGACCCGGAATTGCTGATTTTGGACGAACCTACAAACGGTCTTGACCCTATCGGCATTGCAGAAGTAAGAAATTTTATTAAGAATTTGAGCGTTGAGCGAGGAAAGACAATTCTTATTTCCAGTCATATTCTTTCGGAAATTTCATTATTGGCTGATGATATTGGAATCATCGACCACGGAGTTCTTTTGGAAGAAAGTAGCATGAGCGAAATGGAAAAGAAAAACCGTAAATATATCCTGCTGCAAGTTTCAGACATTCCAAAAGCGTCACTGATTTTAGAACGTCAATTTCACTTAAAAGATTATTCTGTTCAAGACGACCATACTTTACGGCTTTATGACACCGCTCTGGATATGGGTGAAATCAATAAAGCCCTTGTGACGCAGAATATAACCGTTATCAGTTCGGGGCTTTGTAATGACACCTTAGAGGACTATTTCAAAAAAATTACAGGAGGAGAAGGCATTGCTTAG
- a CDS encoding ABC transporter permease — MLRLIQIEFLKLRRRKFVWLMLLAALFMPFFALLYFKYVKETGGDPLQFYKWSAFGFTLWFILPVVLGTLCTMLMYEENQHDMLKQLWIVPISKMGYFFSKFFVVLLYSICFMLITAVASVMFSVLPGYVAFDWGSVLNLLKKCLEIGVITSFVMLPILAIAASQKGYILPVSITLVYVFLGFILMTVNMYLHPLTSMAVIVMRNGDIPGLVFTQAINIPLALLCICVWVIVAVLLAIIALGRRK, encoded by the coding sequence TTGCTTAGACTTATTCAAATAGAATTCCTAAAACTGCGCCGGAGGAAATTTGTCTGGCTAATGTTGTTAGCCGCCCTCTTTATGCCGTTTTTTGCACTATTATATTTCAAATATGTGAAAGAAACAGGTGGTGATCCATTACAGTTTTATAAATGGTCAGCGTTTGGTTTTACGCTTTGGTTTATCTTGCCTGTTGTTTTGGGAACACTTTGCACCATGCTTATGTACGAGGAAAACCAGCACGATATGCTCAAACAACTTTGGATTGTGCCTATCAGCAAAATGGGATACTTTTTTAGTAAATTTTTTGTAGTTTTGCTTTACTCCATTTGTTTCATGCTGATTACAGCCGTTGCTTCTGTTATGTTCAGTGTACTTCCCGGATATGTCGCATTTGATTGGGGAAGTGTTTTAAATTTGCTGAAAAAATGTTTAGAGATTGGTGTTATTACTTCTTTTGTAATGCTGCCGATTTTGGCAATAGCTGCGTCGCAAAAAGGATACATTCTCCCAGTTTCTATAACATTGGTCTATGTCTTTCTCGGTTTTATTTTAATGACGGTAAATATGTATCTACACCCATTAACTAGTATGGCAGTTATTGTTATGCGAAATGGAGATATTCCGGGTCTAGTATTTACACAAGCAATCAACATTCCTTTAGCATTACTTTGTATTTGCGTTTGGGTTATTGTTGCAGTATTACTTGCAATTATCGCATTGGGAAGAAGAAAGTGA
- a CDS encoding ABC transporter permease, which yields MKKLLWAERQKIRRSNIVWIAVFATVMVAVIVFLGGRDVYDSSRNIDNAGWYMTMAQPWATFFVLPAVIALLGSYIICREEQEDTIKSLRLIPVNEANLTAAKMIVTFVFSILLYLLLFAITFLVEAILHFSDLSVEMVLGFLKAYFLDGLGIFLAISPIIAFVSRIKKGYWLALLFAEIYSFAGLFMSMSNFLKAFYPITAVFTLAGYYDASTSQVILSCISLLLCGCLSAFILKGLKHSEKG from the coding sequence ATGAAAAAATTGCTTTGGGCGGAACGTCAAAAGATTCGCCGTTCAAATATTGTTTGGATTGCAGTTTTTGCAACAGTTATGGTAGCGGTTATTGTCTTTTTAGGAGGGCGGGATGTATATGATAGCTCTCGGAATATAGACAATGCAGGCTGGTATATGACTATGGCTCAACCATGGGCAACTTTTTTTGTTCTTCCTGCGGTCATTGCCCTTTTGGGTAGTTATATAATTTGTCGTGAAGAGCAAGAGGACACTATAAAATCTCTGCGGCTTATTCCTGTAAATGAAGCGAACTTAACCGCTGCAAAAATGATTGTTACTTTCGTGTTCAGCATACTCCTTTACTTGCTGCTCTTTGCTATCACATTTTTGGTTGAGGCCATCTTACATTTTTCCGATTTGTCAGTAGAAATGGTTTTAGGTTTTCTGAAAGCATATTTTCTGGACGGCTTAGGTATATTCCTTGCTATCTCACCCATTATTGCTTTTGTATCGCGTATAAAAAAGGGGTATTGGCTTGCGTTATTATTTGCTGAAATTTATTCTTTTGCCGGACTATTTATGAGTATGTCAAATTTCCTAAAAGCGTTTTATCCCATTACGGCTGTATTTACTCTTGCTGGCTACTATGACGCATCAACAAGTCAAGTAATACTTAGCTGCATTAGCTTACTACTTTGCGGCTGCCTTTCTGCCTTTATATTGAAAGGTCTAAAGCATAGTGAGAAAGGTTAG
- a CDS encoding ABC transporter permease, with translation MRLQHPFTRPLRYKAFRALLKTECKLSLRGLDMFIFAICMPVVAVILIGTIFRDKPAFDGAAYTFLEQSFGALATIAICAGGVSGLPLVVSDYRNRRILKRFKVTPTSPALILAVQVVIYAIYSIVSLILVYWTATIFFGYQFQGSWLSFAGAYLLVMLSMFSIGLLVGGLAPNMKTASAVASLLYFPMLIFSGATLPYEIMPAPLKNAADLLPLTQGIKMLKAASLGIPIDSVIVPVIVMIVLALLCFGLCLRFFKWE, from the coding sequence GTGAGGTTACAGCATCCCTTTACAAGACCGCTGCGATATAAAGCTTTTAGAGCATTGCTCAAAACAGAATGCAAACTGTCGCTAAGAGGACTGGACATGTTCATCTTTGCAATCTGCATGCCTGTCGTCGCTGTGATCCTAATAGGGACGATTTTCCGGGATAAGCCGGCTTTCGATGGCGCAGCTTATACCTTCCTTGAGCAATCCTTTGGAGCACTGGCTACCATTGCGATCTGCGCCGGGGGCGTATCGGGCCTTCCTCTGGTAGTATCCGATTACCGAAACAGAAGGATACTGAAACGCTTCAAGGTAACGCCGACCAGTCCCGCTCTCATCTTGGCCGTACAGGTTGTCATTTATGCGATCTATTCCATCGTTTCGCTTATCCTGGTTTATTGGACCGCAACGATTTTCTTTGGTTATCAATTTCAGGGTTCATGGCTTTCATTTGCAGGCGCATACTTGTTGGTCATGCTGTCCATGTTCAGCATCGGACTGCTGGTGGGCGGACTTGCGCCCAACATGAAAACAGCAAGCGCTGTAGCCAGCCTGCTCTATTTTCCCATGCTGATTTTTTCCGGGGCGACCTTGCCTTATGAGATTATGCCCGCGCCGCTTAAAAACGCTGCCGATCTATTGCCGCTTACACAGGGTATTAAGATGTTGAAGGCTGCTTCGCTTGGCATACCCATAGATAGTGTCATCGTTCCCGTAATCGTCATGATTGTACTTGCACTGCTGTGCTTTGGGCTGTGTCTTCGTTTTTTCAAATGGGAATGA
- a CDS encoding ATP-binding cassette domain-containing protein, with the protein METTIKVENMSKSYAKVKAVDRLNLAICRGEVFGLLGANGAGKSTAIECLLGTKQQDSGTVTILGMNPQIERKKLFEKVGVQFQEANYQDKIRVGELCEVTASLYKTAAI; encoded by the coding sequence ATGGAAACTACGATTAAGGTAGAAAACATGAGCAAGTCTTACGCCAAAGTCAAAGCGGTTGATCGACTCAATCTGGCGATTTGTCGTGGGGAAGTGTTCGGCCTGCTGGGCGCAAACGGCGCAGGCAAAAGCACCGCCATTGAATGTCTGTTAGGCACCAAGCAACAGGACAGCGGCACGGTGACCATATTGGGAATGAACCCGCAAATCGAACGAAAGAAACTGTTTGAGAAGGTCGGCGTTCAATTTCAAGAAGCCAATTACCAAGACAAAATCAGAGTGGGAGAACTTTGTGAGGTTACAGCATCCCTTTACAAGACCGCTGCGATATAA
- a CDS encoding NAD(P)/FAD-dependent oxidoreductase, translated as MVAIKGLTCIVIGGGYAGINAVKAIRKTFKGQASKRTLRLILIDKNPYHFRKVLLFKPAVGDEDITIPLTRLFPEGVEFVQATVTKIESGERRLLCQDAEGNKNSIKYDFLVLAVGSVVRQPDPDQGGMALASLDAAWKIREAWRANIKEAVKEKSAKERQRLMTIAVVGAGISGIETSAELAYFIREDAVLLGLDPSAVRIKLFNANKRLFPAGPAKVGLKLERSLDACGVTTLHGSRVLQEKEGALTLSNGETMSVGLCVWTLGLLPNPMLQSIGLPITPEGYVIVDASYRVQGAQGVYSIGDCARIVDPASGRVDGKTCKEATAQAARLGKILSADIAGHPTPPHKEFIYFFCFALGPEQGMVWTHQWGLDIIFTGKLGWRIRKFTWDSASLLK; from the coding sequence GTGGTTGCAATAAAAGGATTGACATGCATCGTTATTGGCGGAGGATATGCAGGTATTAATGCAGTTAAAGCGATTCGGAAAACATTTAAGGGTCAAGCAAGTAAACGAACACTCCGACTTATTTTAATCGATAAGAACCCTTATCACTTTCGCAAAGTATTGCTTTTTAAGCCCGCGGTCGGAGATGAAGATATTACTATCCCTCTGACTAGGTTATTTCCCGAGGGGGTTGAATTCGTTCAGGCTACTGTAACGAAAATCGAATCAGGGGAAAGAAGGCTACTTTGTCAGGATGCTGAAGGAAATAAGAATTCGATAAAATATGACTTCCTCGTTTTGGCGGTGGGCAGCGTCGTGCGGCAACCCGACCCTGATCAAGGAGGTATGGCATTAGCGAGTTTAGACGCTGCGTGGAAGATCCGAGAGGCGTGGCGCGCGAATATAAAGGAAGCCGTAAAGGAAAAAAGCGCGAAAGAACGTCAGAGATTAATGACCATTGCCGTTGTTGGAGCGGGCATAAGCGGCATCGAGACATCTGCCGAACTAGCTTATTTTATTCGTGAAGATGCGGTATTATTGGGACTTGACCCGAGTGCTGTAAGGATAAAATTATTTAACGCGAATAAGAGGCTTTTCCCAGCAGGCCCGGCAAAGGTAGGGCTTAAACTGGAACGTTCACTTGACGCTTGCGGAGTAACTACCTTACATGGGAGTAGGGTATTACAGGAGAAAGAGGGAGCGTTAACTTTATCTAACGGCGAGACGATGTCCGTTGGCCTATGTGTCTGGACGCTGGGGCTGTTACCCAACCCAATGCTGCAAAGCATCGGGCTGCCGATCACTCCGGAAGGATACGTGATCGTAGATGCAAGTTATCGGGTTCAAGGGGCCCAGGGTGTATACAGTATCGGCGACTGCGCGCGAATTGTAGACCCTGCTAGCGGACGGGTGGATGGGAAGACGTGTAAGGAAGCGACCGCCCAAGCAGCAAGGCTTGGAAAGATTTTGTCGGCGGATATTGCAGGGCATCCAACACCCCCACATAAGGAATTTATTTACTTTTTTTGTTTTGCCTTAGGTCCGGAGCAGGGAATGGTATGGACACATCAATGGGGGTTAGATATTATTTTTACAGGAAAGCTGGGTTGGCGAATAAGGAAATTCACATGGGATTCGGCAAGTCTGTTAAAATAA
- a CDS encoding sigma factor-like helix-turn-helix DNA-binding protein has translation MEKDGILKLERLVEPKAYLCKMVTNRCRDLFNSARKRREQYFGQWLPEPLLTPNDESFESVVQGELLSYAMLVLLERLSLTERAVFVLREALGFEYADIAELVGKSEANCRKLISRARGKMGITPDEPVNPEAASEEWVRRLLAALEQGNVDMVVSMLAKDVVLVSDGGGKAFAAVHPIESRDLVARFLLGLIRKTPHYEGGVHVEMRDINGQTGLVVRSGEGIVTVALMHVERNSIRNLYFVRNPDKLRHLLK, from the coding sequence GTGGAAAAGGATGGAATTTTAAAGCTGGAACGATTGGTTGAACCTAAAGCATATTTGTGCAAAATGGTAACTAATCGCTGTCGGGATTTATTCAATTCGGCGCGTAAGCGGCGGGAACAGTATTTTGGACAATGGCTTCCTGAGCCCCTTCTTACTCCGAATGATGAATCGTTTGAATCGGTTGTTCAAGGCGAGCTGCTGTCTTATGCTATGCTCGTTTTGCTTGAAAGGCTGTCCCTTACGGAACGGGCAGTGTTCGTGCTTCGTGAGGCGCTCGGCTTTGAATATGCTGATATTGCTGAGCTCGTTGGCAAAAGCGAAGCGAATTGCCGCAAGCTGATCAGCCGTGCGAGAGGAAAGATGGGGATTACCCCCGATGAACCAGTCAATCCCGAAGCAGCAAGCGAAGAGTGGGTCCGGCGACTCCTAGCGGCTCTCGAACAGGGTAACGTGGATATGGTTGTATCCATGCTCGCCAAAGATGTCGTGTTGGTCTCAGATGGAGGGGGTAAAGCCTTCGCCGCCGTCCATCCTATTGAATCGCGCGATCTCGTCGCCCGGTTCCTTCTCGGCTTAATTCGTAAGACTCCTCATTACGAAGGAGGCGTGCATGTAGAAATGAGGGATATAAATGGCCAAACAGGACTTGTTGTCCGTTCAGGAGAGGGCATCGTAACTGTTGCGCTCATGCATGTCGAGAGAAATTCGATTCGCAACTTATACTTTGTTAGGAACCCAGATAAGCTGAGGCATTTATTGAAATGA